Below is a window of Planctomycetes bacterium MalM25 DNA.
GGAGCGGCCCCCGCCAACCTGCTCCCACGATACGTCCTGGGCGTACAGCCCCTCAGCCCCGGCTGGGATCGAGCGATTATACGCCCGCACACGAGTGGTCTCGAGTTCGCACGGGGGGTGACTCCCACGCAGCATGGGCCGATCAGAATCGATTGGCGTAATTCCGATGATTTCAAGATGCGGGTAGAACTGCCCGAGGGGGTTTCGGCCGAGGTGCATGTCCCATCAGTTCCCAACGCCATCAGCGTCTTCGTCAACAATCACCAAGTCGAGGCCGTGCTCGAAGGCGGCTACTGGAAGCTTGTCGAAGAGTTGGCAGGTAATTCGGTGATCGAAGTTCGCTAGGGTGTACTGTGCTTGCACAGCAGCTCGAAGGACGAGGCCCTCAGGGGTTACCGAATTCGCATCTACTGCGGCTTCGTTGACGGAGGTCTGCGCCATCCGCCAGCCCTCTTTGGCTGTGCGCCTTTATTGCTAAGCAACAATTGGCCTGTGCTGCACCCAATCCCAAAGGTGCATCACCATTTCTAGCTGAGCTGATTCGACATGCTGCACCGAGCTACTCTCCTGGTCGTGCTCATCGCCACTGGCTCCCTCGGCGCGCATGCCCGTCCGAACGTGCTGCTCATCGCCGTTGACGACATGAACGACTGGGTCGGCTTTCTGAATGGGCATCCCCAGGTGAAGACGCCCCACATGGATCGCCTGGCGAGCCGAGGGGTGGTCTTTTCCAACGCCCACTGCGCGGCTCCGCTGTGCGGCCCTTCGAGGGCCGCCGTCTTCAGCGGCAAACAGCCCTTTAATACCGGCGTTTGCAACAACCGTCAGCAGATCCGCAAGCTGCACCCCCAATTGGTTCTGCTCCCGGAGCACTTCCACGCCCATGGCTACCGAACGTTAGGCACAGGGAAGCTGATGCACCGCAAGTTTAACGATCTCTATGAAGAGACGTTCTACCCCGAGCAACGCTGGAGTCCCTACGCTAGCAAAGAGCCGCAGAAGGCCGAGCCCCGATTCGCACTGCGTCCCTTAAACGGAATGCCCAACGATCGGCAGGAGCTGCAACCCGGACGGTTTAGCTCCTTCGATTGGGGGGCGGTTGACGTGCCGGATGGCGAGATGGGCGATGGCAAAGTTGGTGCCTGGGCGGCGAGCAAGCTGCAGCACCAGGGCGAGTCGGGTCAGCCGTTCTTCCTGGCGGTGGGATTCTATCGACCCCACATACCGCTGTACGCGCCTCAGGAGTATTTCAACCTCTACCCGATCGACTCAACCGTAGCGCCGGAGGTTCCGGCCAACGACTTTTCCGACTTGGGTGCGCCCGCAATCGAGTTAGCTCATTCGATCCAAACGGCGGGTCTCCACGAAAGCGTGCTCAGACACGGCCGGTGGAAGGAAGCGGTCGCAGCGTACTTGGCGTGCATCTCTTTCGTCGACGCGCAGATCGGCAATCTGCTCGATGCGCTCGACAGCGGCCCCTATGCGGACAACACCGTTGTCGTGCTGTGGAGTGACCATGGCTGGCACCTCGGAGAGAAAGAGCACTGGGGAAAAACAACCGGATGGGAGCGATCGACGCGCGTGCCACTTATTATCGTACCCGCGAACGAGGGCCAAGCAATTTGCCGGGTGGGCGAACAATGCGGCGAGCCTGTAAGCCTGATCGATCTCTATCCGACACTGATCGATCTGTGTGACCTGCCAACGATGGCGGGGTTGGATGGCGAGTCTCTTACGCCACGGTTGCGTCAACCAGAGGCCGAGTCGAAACGCACTGTAGTCACCTGCGTAAAAAAAGGCGTGTACTCTGCGCGGAGCCGGCGTTGGCGACTGATCCAGTACGCAGATGGATCAGAAGAGCTATACGACCACCAAAACGACCCCAACGAATGGTATAACGTGGCGGCAGACGATCGCTTCACGGCCATAAAGGAAAGTCTCTCCAGTGTGATGCCTAACCAATAGCCGGTTGCTCGCACCGATGGGACCGCTTCCGTAAAAAAACAGGATCTACCTCGGTATATGTCTACTTGCAAATCATCTGCCTCGTACCTCCTATTCTTTGGTATGTCCGTCTTGGCTATCGGGCCAGGCAGAGCTGTCGCCGAAGCGCCGGCGCCGCATCGACTAACACTCAGCGAAGGATTCAATGCCCCTGTGGGGTTCTATGATCCTCGGCCGACTTTTTCTTGGCGGCTTCCGGTTGATGATGGCATTGTAAAACAGTCCGCCTACCGGATCGTCGTTGGCAAGTCGGCGACTGGTTTGCCCGAAGACGCCGATTACTGGGACTCGGGTAAACGTTTGTCTGACCAGTCCGTCTATGTGCCCTACGGAGGGAAGACGCTGGCTTCACGTGATGTCGCGCATTGGCGGGTTAAGTACTGGGATTCACGGGGGCGTGAGTCGCACTGGAGTGATCCCGCTCGCTTCGAGCTCGGGTTGCTTGATAATAGAGATTGGAAAGCGGAGTGGATTCATTCGGAAGAGACACAGCCGCTTGCAAAGAGGATCGAGGTCGTCCGCGCCAGCTACGGTGTCGCAGGCGATCGTGAACGGCAGGTTGATCTGACCGGCAAGATTAGAAGGCTGATCGATGCGTGGGGCAGGCCCGTCACTGCCAGCAATGATTTTGCTGGCAGTGACCCGGCGCCGGGATTCCCCAAACAACTGGTGATCACCTATCGCAAAGGGGGGGAGTCCTTCACATCGACGACTCGAGAAGGGAGTCGCTTGAATTTGCATACTTTGATCCCATCGGCCTACGCACCTGAGTATCTTCGTAAAGAGTTTATGGCTCCCTCGCCGGTCGTATCAGCGCGCATGTATGTTACGGCGAAAGGGCTCTTCGAAGCGTATATCAACGGTCACCGAGTTGGCGGCGATCACCTGACCCCTGGTTGGACACCGTATCACGCGAGGGTCGAAACGCTTACCTACGATGTGGCCTCGCTCCTTGCCGAGGGCGGCAACGCCCTCGGAGTGGTGCTGGGAGAGGGCTGGTACGCAGGTCGGATGATGCGAAAGAGAGACGTCTATCCGTTTGTTGTGCCGAGTGCGTTGGTGCAGCTGGAGATCCAGTACGCAGACGGCAGCACCCAAGTGGTGACGACCGACAGCAGCTGGAAAGCCTCGAGGCAAGGCCCCATGCGGCGCTCGGGCATCTACGATGGAGAGGACTACGACGCACGCCTCGAAATGCCGGGCTGGAGCCGATATGGCTATAAGGACTCCACCTGGACTGGGGTCACTACGCATCCCGTCGGCGACGGGCCTAGGCTGCAGCCAAAGCGGCATCACCCGATACGGGCAACGCAGGAGGTCAAGTCCGTACAAGTCAGCTCGCCATCGCCTGGCAAGCACGTCTTCGACCTGGGACAGAACCTTGTTGGATGGCCCCGAGTGCGGTTGCCCGTGGTGGAGGGCGCTCTGGTTACGCTGCGTTTTGCGGAGATGCTTAACGAGGACGGCACGCTTTACACTGAGAACTACCGCAGCGCCAAGTCGACCGACACCTACATACCGGCCGCGACCGGCGTCGTGGAGTGGCAGCCGACGTTCACTTTCCACGGATTCCGATACGTAGAAGTTAGCGGGGTCCCAAAAGAAGCTGTTCCCAGCACGGACTGGGTTACGGGCGTCGTCTTGCGCTCTGACTTCAAACAGGCGGGTAGCTTCTCCTCGTCTAACGAGAAGCTCAATAAGCTGCAGTCCAACATCACTTGGGGCCAGCGAGGAAATTACCTGGACATCCCGACAGACTGTCCGCAGCGCGACGAGAGACTCGGTTGGACCGGCGACGCTCAGGTGTTCTGTCCGACCTCGATTTTCAACTACGACGTTCACTCTTTCTGGGCGAGCTGGTTACAGAGTCTCCGCGAAGATCAGACGCCCGAAGGGATCGTCCCCAATGTGGTCCCCAACACGCTTGAGCCAGGCGGGAGCCCGGGATGGGGGGATGTGGCCGTTGTCGGCCCCTGGGAGGTCTACGTGCGTACCGGCGATCGTCGACTCTTGCATGAGAATTATGGGATGATGGCCAAGTGGACTGCGGCCTACGAGCGAGAGGCCAAGGACTTCATGGTTAGACGGCATGGCTTTGGCGACTGGCTACAGCCCTACCCGGAGACCAAGAATTCTCGGTCGGACACACCGCTAGATCTCATCGCTACCGCGTACTTCGGTCGCTGCGCCGCTTTGATGCATAAGGCGGCGCTCGCCCTCGATCACGTTGAGGATGCAGCGAAGTACGAGCGACTGCACCGCGAAATCCGCAAGGCGTTTTCAGCCGAGTACTTTGATTCATCGGGGCAGATGATTGCTGATCACGAAACCCAGACCGGCTACCTGCTTGCACTGGCGTTCGACTTGCTCGAGCCGGGATTGCGTGAGCCGGCAACCGTGAACCTCCTGCAACTCATCGATGACGCTGGTGGTCATCTCCGCACGGGCTTCTTGGGCACGCCTCTCTTAGCGCCACAACTCGACGAACTTGGGCATTCCGACAAGGCCTACCAAGTGCTGCTCAAGGAGACCTACCCGTCCTGGTTCTATTCCATCAACCAGGGCGCAACGACGATGTGGGAGAGATGGAACAGCTACAGCCACGAGGACGGGTTCGGCAACGCGGGAATGAACTCGTTCAACCACTACGCGTACGGAGCCATCGGCCAGTGGATGTACGAACGAATCGCAGGCCTCGCTCCCGATCCGAATCAACCTGGCTACAAGCACTTCTTGCTTCAGCCCAATCCGGGAGGAGGACTGACCTCGGCCTCGGCATCACTCGATACCCCCTATGGTGAGGCATCTTGCGGTTGGATAAGGAAAGGGGGCAAGCTGTTCGTGAAGGCGGTTGTTCCCCCTAACACGACAGCAACCTTCAAGCCGCCGCACCTAGCCGATGGCACGCCTTCGGTCCATATGGAGGAGGGGGCTGATCTGGTAACGACGGATGGCGGTCAGACCTATCTGTTGAAGCCAGGAAAATACCGAATGACGGTACAATAGCAGCGTCGTCCGGTGCCGGGGCTGTTGCCGTTAAGACATGTGTGGCGTGCCGAAGTGGTATAGCAAAGCGGCTACCGTAGATTGCTCAAAGCTAGCTTCTGTGGTAAGTCACCAATGCGTTCGCAGCACAATTGCTCCAAGACCTGCTGGAGCTGACGTTGGAGGATCGTGATGGTGTGGTCGCCGCCACGTTGACCGAGCGCCGCGACGCCGTACATGAAGGCGCGTCCGAGGAAGGTGAAGTCGGCACCGCTAGCCAGCGTTCGGGCGATGTCGGGGCCCGAGCGGATGCCGCTGTCCATCATCACGGTGATCCGGTCGCCGACCTCGGCGGAGATTGTTCCCAACGTCTTGATCGACGATTGGCCGGCGTCGAGTTGGCGGCCGCCGTGGTTCGAGACGATGATCCCGTCCAAGCCCAGGTCGCAGGCCATCCGGGCGTCGGCGAGGCTGGCGACCCCTTTCAAGACGAGCTTTCCCGGCCACATGTCGCGGATCGGCTTGATCCTCTCGGCGTTCAAGCGTCCCGAGAAGGTCTTGTCCATAAAGGCCCCCAGCTGCTTGAGGTTTAGGCCCTTCGGCATGTAGGGACGCAGGGTCTCAAAGTTGGGCTTGCCGGCGACGAGCGTCTTGAGTGCCCAAGTCGGGCTCCCTAAGATTTGGAGGATGTTGGCCAGCGTCATCTTCGGCGGCATCGCCAGCCCGTTGCGGATGTCGCAATGGCGGTAACCGAAGGTGGGCACATCGCAGAGGATGACCAAGACGGGGTACTCGGCCGCCTTGGCGCGCTGGATGATGTCGTCCCGCACCCGCTCCTCGGCCGGGTGGTAGAGCTGGAACCAAGCGGACCCCTCGGAGATCTCACCGATGCGTTCGATGCTGCTCGTCGTCACGGTGCTCAGCACGAACGGGATGTTCTTCTCGCGAGCCGCTTTGGCGAGGATCTCGGGCGCACGGGGCCACATCAGCCCTTGCAGGCCCACGGGGGCGATGCCGAAGGGGGCGTCGTAGACGTGCCCGAACAGCTCGGTCTTGGTGCTGGATCCGCCGTGCTGGGTCAGGTATTCCGGGATCAGTTCGATCTCGCGGATATCGGCCGTGTTGCGGTGGAGATTGACCCCCTCGTTGCACCCGCCATCGAGGTACTCGAAAGCGAAGCGGGGGATGCGGCGTCGGGCCCGAGCACGCAAGTCACCGACGCTTGGGAACTGCGGATCGAAACTGCTTGGCATTTCTCACTCGTCAGGTTACTCAGTGGATTCGACTTCAGGGGATGACATCAGCCGAGTTCCACTGGCGATGAACCAAGCGAAGGTGCCGAACAGCATCGCCCACTGCGCGGCGGGCAGGCTGACGCCGCCGGTCACATAGGCGATTGGCGAAATGAGAGTCACCACTAGGGCAATCAGACCTATCAAGAAGAGTGGGGCGTTCATTGGGGGGGCTCTGGAATGGCCGGGGTATCACTTGTGCCGATGAAAGCGGACCGGAGCGCCCAGTAGATGGCGCCGCAAACGATCCAGCAGGGGATCACACAGTACGCCGCGTCGGTCCCCTGCTTGAACACAAAGAAGATGCAGTACAAGCCGGCGGTCACGGGCAGGAGCCATGCGACCAGGACGGCCAGATTGAAAGTCGATCCGCTGCGGACGGCCGGCTCGTCCGCCTGCCGGGTACGGAACCAGTAGTAATCGACGAAGATCACCGCCCCCATCGGGCCGAGCACGGTGCCGTACGTGCCGACGAAACCCAGGAGCCTACCCGAAAGGTTCGGAAAGGCCCCCGCCACCGTGGCGATCAGCCCCGCCAAGAGCGTCATCCGGACGCGGCTTGATTTGGTGAAGACTCCCTGCAACGCCAGGCCTGCGCGGTAGATCGTCGGGTTGGCGGTCGTCCAGCCCGCGATGACCACGCAGAGGATGCCGGTCCACCCCAGCGCGGTGTGGGCCAAAACCCCGGGGTTGGCGGTCGTGTCGCTGCTCAACTTGATCTGCGCCGCGAGCATCAAGCCCGCGGCGATCCAAGCCATGTAATGACCCAAGAACATGCCGATCGAGGGTGCCCAACCAGACGACTTATCGCGGGCGAACCGGAAGATCGACAGGTCGGCCATCCCGAAGTGCATCGCTCCGTTGCAGAGCCAAGCGAACAGCACGATCTGCCAGAACCCGAACACCGGGGGCGTGTCGCCCTTCTCTTGGTACTCGGTCGCAACGAAGTCAACCGCTTGCGACCAGTACTCCCCCTTCGTCAGGTCACCGAGGCTGTTGACTTCCATCTGCCCAAGCGAGACCAGCCCGGCCGCGCCGAACACAATGATCATCCAGGGAGCCGCCAGGTTCGCTACCCGTGCGACCGTCGCGTAGCCGCTGGAAGCCACCACCGAGATCACCAAACCAACCAGGACCACCAGGGCGGTGAAGGAGAGGGGGCCGAGGCCGAAGATGCTCTCGGGGACTTCGTAATCGATCCCGAAGGGGACGCCGACCGCGCTGGCGGAGACGGTGATCATCGCCCCGGCGAGGAAGCAGAACAGCACGCCGTTGACGACGTTGTAGAGCTTCACCAAGCGCGAGCCGGCGATGCGCTCGAGCTGGTAGTACAGCGTGTACCGCTTCGCGATGGCGATCGGGACCACCAGGTACCGCCAGGTGAGCACCGCGAGCACGTTGCCCAGCAGAAGCCCGAGCACCAGATCGCCCAACGACGCCCCGGCACCCAGGAAAAGCGGCCCGATCATGAACTCGGTCCCCGCGCAGTGCTCGCCGGCGTACATGCCCCAGAACTTGCCGGGCCCGAGCAGGTGCGATTCGGGGACGCGTTCGCGTTCGAACTCGCCGCCTTCAGACTTGGATTCTTCCACGGATTCCTCTTCGCTCAGATAAGACTTCGATTCGAACCGAGACGCCCTACGCACGCTGAGAGAGAACGTCCCTCTCGTAACGCCGCACCGACTCGAGCCACCCCGCGGCGGGGACGTCGTGGCGGCGGCAGTATTCCTCCCAGACCGCCCCGTAGGGGAGGTTCTTGTGCTCCTCCATCAGCGCCAGCCTAGCGGTGTAGTCCCTTCGGTCTTCGGCCTGTCGGAGGGCATCGACCGGTTCGAGTTGCGCCTCGAGCAGGGCCCGCTGCGTCGCCCGGATGCCAATGACCCAGGCGGCGACCCGGTTGATCGTGGCGTCGAAGAAGTCGAGGCCGATGTGCACCCGCGAGGCGTAGTCGTGCAACGCGATCTCGCGGGCGATCGCCCGTAGTTCATCGCTAAGCACCACGACGTGATCGCTGTCCCACCGCACGCCCCGGCTGACGTGCAGCAAGACCTCGGGAACCCAGCAAAGCACGGCAGACAGCTTGTCCGAAACCACCTCGGTCGGGTGGAAGTGCCCCGTGTCGAGGCACAGAAGCTTCTGGTTCTTGGCGGCGTAGCCGAGGTAGTACTCGTGCGAGCCCACGGTGTAGCTCTCGGCACCAATGCCGAAGAGCTTCGACTCCACCGCGTCGAGGTGGTGCGTCGGATCGAGCTGTTCGGAGAAGACCGCGTCCAGCGACTCGGTGAGCCGCTCCCGCGGGGCTCGCCGATCGAAGGGGGTGTCCTTAGAGCCGTCCGGAATCCAGACGTTGGTCACACAGGGCGATCCGGTAGCGGCACCCATCGCGGCGCCGATCCGTCGGCATGCTTGTCCGTGCGAGACCCAGAACCCACGCACGGCCGGGTCAGGGTGGGAGAGCGTGAGCCCTTCCGCCGCCTGGGGGTGAGAGAAGTAGCTCGGGTTGAAGTCGAGCCCAAGTCCCTGTTCTTTCGCCCAATCAATCCAACGCGAGAAGTGCTTGGGCTCTAGCTCGTCCCGTTCGACGCGGCCGCCGTCCGTCTCGGCGTAGATCGCGTGCAGGTTGAAGCGGTGCTTGCCGGGGAGCAGGGCGAGGGCTTGGTCGGCGTCCTGACGCAGCTCGTCCGCGTTCCGTGCCGGCCCGAGGTAGTTGCCCGTCACGGCGAGCCCGCCGCCCAGCGCGTCTCCGCTGTCCTCAAAGCCGGCAACGTCGTCGCCCTGCCAGCAGTGGATTGAGATTGGGAACGCCGCCATCGAGTCGATGGCCTTATCGGCATCGACGCCCCTCTCGGCGAACTGCTCTCTGGCTAGGCGGTAGGCGGCTTGGTCGCTCATCTCGGTTGATCCTTAAGCAGATTGCCCAGCGATAGTCGTGTAGCGTTCGCGAGCCGATGTCCAGTCGCTCGGAACCTCCGAGGCATCGACCTGCTGTGGCGGAAGCGAGCGGGCGACTAGGTGACGCAGCTCGGCCAGGTCCTCGATCAGGCCGAGCCCCATCGCCTGGACCAGCACGTTGCCGATCGCCGTCGCCTCGACCGGGCCGGTGAAGAGCGGTCGCCCGATGGCAGCGGCGGTGAGGCAGTTGAGGAAGTCGTTTTGGATGCCGCCCCCCACGGCGTGCAGGACCTCGATCTTGCGGCCGGTGATCTGCTCGAGTCGGTCCAACGTCTCCGCGTAGCACAGCGCGAGGCTCTCCAGGCAGCAACGCGCCAGCTCGCCGGGACTCGTAGGAAGTGGCTGACCCGTGCGTTCCGCGTGCCCGCGCAGCTTCGCGACGATCTGCCCGGGGGCGGCGAGGTCCTCAGCGTTTGGATCGATCTGCGTGCGGAATGGCTCCGCCTTGACGGCGAGGGCCGCGAGGTCGGAGAAGCTGTGCTCGCTCCCCTGCAGGGCGAGGTCGCGTTGGAGCTCCTGGATGAGCCACAGCCCGCCGATGTTCCGAAGAAAGCGGACGGTCGGCTTGCCTTGGCAGTCGACGCCGAGTTCGTTGGTGAAGCCGGCCTGGAAGGCTTCGGCGGTGGCGATCGGCTCGGCGAGTTCCACGCCCAGCAGCGACCAGGTGCCGCTGGAGAGGTACGCCCAAGTGCCGGGCTCCCGTCCCGTGGCGGGGACCGCCGCCACGGCGGAGGCTGTATCGTGCGTGGCCGGGGCCACGACCTCGATCTCGGGGCTGACCCCAAGGCCGGCGGTGAGCTCGGGACGCAGCTTGCCGAGCCGTGTGCCCGGGGCGCAGAGTGATCCAAACCAGTCCTGGGGGATTCCCAACTGCTGTAGGTTCGCCCGGTCCCAGTCCGCGGTGCTCGCTTCGAGCAGCGCGCCGGTCGAGGCGTTGGTTCTTTCGTTCGAGTGCGTCCCGCTGAGCCAGAAGTGGAGCAGGTCGGGCATCAACTGCACGCGCCCCGAGGTGGGCATCATCTCGGAACCCTTCTGCACCCGCGCCCAGAGCTGGAACAGCGTGTTGAATGGCAAAGGCTGGATGCCGGTCCGGCGGTAGAGCGATTCGGCACCCCCCTTTAGTTCTCCTAGCACCTCCCCCCGCGCGGCGGTGTTCGCTGGGTCGCGGTAGCAGTGCGGCAAGCCGATCAGCTCGCCGTGTTGATTTACGACCCCGTAGTCAACGCCCCAGGTATCGACGCCAACACTCTTGAGCTCAACGCCTGCGGCCCGGGCCGCTTCGGCCCCGAGCTTAACGCCGAGCAGGACCTCGTTCGCGATCCCCGTGAGGTCCCACACCGGCCCGCCGGGGGCTTCGAGCGGGACGTGTTTGAAACGGTGGACCTCTTCGATGCGGAGCGACAGCGGTTCCCCTTCGAGCAGCCCCAGCATGGCCCTGCCTGAACTCGCGCCGAGATCGATTGCAAGGTGGGCGGATGACATGACGAGTAGGCAGCTTGAAGAGAGAAGCAACGAAGTGAGGAGCGATTATCGCAGAAACGCTTCGTGGAGTCCCCCATCGACGTTGATGACCTGGCCGGTCGTCTTGCTCGAGCGATCCGACAAGAGGAAGTAGGCGGCTTCCGCTTGATCGCGGGGAGTGATCGGTTGCTTGGTCAGCGTGCGTTGCGAGTAGAAGCCGGCGAGCTTGGAGCGCAGTTCGTCGTCGCCCTCCGCTTCCTCGAACGGGATCTCGTACTTTGTGAGCGAAGCGATCACCCGGTCGCGCGGGAACATGGTCGAGCCCTCGACCACCGTCGCCGGGGCGACCGCGTTCACCCGAACGTAGGGCGAGCACTCGATCGCCAACTCACGCACCAAGTGGTTAGCGGCCGCCTTCGAGGTGTCGTAGGCAACCGAGCCTTTCTTCGACACAACCGCGTTGACGCTCGTCGTGAGGACCACCGAACCGTTCAGCCCCTGGTCGCGGAACAGCCGTTTGGCCTCGTCGACCACGTTGTAGGCGCCGTGGACGTTGACCTCGAAGGTCAGACGCCAAGCGTCGTCGGACAGGTTGCCCTCACGGTCGGGCGGCAAGAACACGCCGGCGGTGACGAGCAGGTGATCGACACCGCCGTAGGCGAGGGTCGAGGTTCTGAGGAGGTCGCGGATCGACTCCCGGTCGGTGATGTTGACACCAACCCCGAGGGCGGGGCCGCAGCCCGACACGCCCGAGCCCGCGACGCCGATGCCCTGGCCGTACTCGGCGGTCAGCTCGTCCGCGGTCGCCTGGGCGGCGTCGGCGTTGAGGTCGGCACACACGACGTGGGCACCCTCCTTCGCCAAGCGGTGGGCGGCCTCTTTCCCGATGCCCGAGCCGGCCCCCACGACGATCACGACCCGTCGCGCCAGCTCCTTCTCGGCGGGCATCCGCTGGAGCTTGGCCTCCTCGAGAAGCCAGTACTCGATGTCGAACGCCTCCTGTTGAGGCAGGGCGATGTACTCGTCGATCGCCTCGGCTCCGCGCATCACCTCGACGGCACAGTTGTAGAACTCGGCCGTGACACGCGACTCGCTCTTGTTCTTGCCCCAGGCAACCATGCCCACGCCGGGGATGAGCACGACGCTCGGGTTCGGGTTCCGCATCGCCGGAGAGTCGGCGTGCTTGCAGCGATCGTAGTACGCGGCGTAGTCCTCGCGGTACTTGGCCATGCCCTCGACGAGCTTCTGCTTCAGCTCCTCGACGCCCTCACGCGCCGGGTCCCAATCCACGTAGAGCGGCTTGATCTTGGTCCGCAAGAAGTGGTCCGGGCAGCTGGTGCCCAGCTCCGCCAGCCGCGGTGCGTCGTGCGAGTTGACGAACCGCTGGATGGTCGCGTCGGTCTGCACGGTCCCGATCAGACGCTGCCCTTCGTGCGTCACCTGCCCTCGCAACCAAGGAAGCAACTCGGCGAGCAAGCCGTCTCGGTCGCCCTCGGCGACCGGTTCGTGCTTGGCGCCGCCAAAGGTTTGGGCCCCCTTGTCGTGCTGCTCAATGTAGCGAGCCGCTTTCTCGATCAGCGAGAGGGTCAGCTCGTAGCACTCACGGTCGTCATCGGCCCAGTTGATCAGGCCGTGTTGGCCCATCACCAGGCCCTTGAGCGACGGGTTCGCCTCCGCTTCCTTCTGCATGACCAAACCGAGCTCGAACCCGGGACGCAGCCAAGGCACCCAGCCGATCTCGCCGCCGAAGATCTCCTGCGTGAGCTTCTCGCTGTTA
It encodes the following:
- the hdhA gene encoding 7-alpha-hydroxysteroid dehydrogenase, producing MAETTLLDELQHVTRHWDESETEGLSPLERLVYRSNCLGADQRITNTGGGNTSSKVFEVDPLTGEESDVLWVKGSGGDLRTSKAVNFASLHMDKLLGLQKTYAAAEERGPKTPAEDAMVGYFPHCTFNLNPRASSIDTPLHGFLPARHVDHMHPNSVIAVAASRNSEKLTQEIFGGEIGWVPWLRPGFELGLVMQKEAEANPSLKGLVMGQHGLINWADDDRECYELTLSLIEKAARYIEQHDKGAQTFGGAKHEPVAEGDRDGLLAELLPWLRGQVTHEGQRLIGTVQTDATIQRFVNSHDAPRLAELGTSCPDHFLRTKIKPLYVDWDPAREGVEELKQKLVEGMAKYREDYAAYYDRCKHADSPAMRNPNPSVVLIPGVGMVAWGKNKSESRVTAEFYNCAVEVMRGAEAIDEYIALPQQEAFDIEYWLLEEAKLQRMPAEKELARRVVIVVGAGSGIGKEAAHRLAKEGAHVVCADLNADAAQATADELTAEYGQGIGVAGSGVSGCGPALGVGVNITDRESIRDLLRTSTLAYGGVDHLLVTAGVFLPPDREGNLSDDAWRLTFEVNVHGAYNVVDEAKRLFRDQGLNGSVVLTTSVNAVVSKKGSVAYDTSKAAANHLVRELAIECSPYVRVNAVAPATVVEGSTMFPRDRVIASLTKYEIPFEEAEGDDELRSKLAGFYSQRTLTKQPITPRDQAEAAYFLLSDRSSKTTGQVINVDGGLHEAFLR